One Spodoptera frugiperda isolate SF20-4 chromosome 30, AGI-APGP_CSIRO_Sfru_2.0, whole genome shotgun sequence genomic window carries:
- the LOC118270048 gene encoding uncharacterized protein LOC118270048: MDRFQPTKEEYLRFMHVLSLEQEYSDIDLTNEINPNKETKQRKPKRARSAFTTEQVNFLETEYKRFPYISGTKRLEIATFINIPEKNIKVWFQNRRMKEKRERMEMLMYEQDESSVNEQPHPLPAAVSESDYDKQKKYIDQYIESALASATLNQSSAPTTVTSIAQMGQSIESSSAISHQLSAPATITSIAQMGQSIESSSAISHQLSAPATITSIAQMGQSIESSSATSHRSLAPATVTSIAQMGQSIESSSATSHQSSAPATMTSIAQMGQSIESSSATSHRSSVPATVTSIAQMGQSIESLYATSHQSSAPATVTSIAQAGQSIESSSATSHQSSAPATVTSIAQNTVPETKIVHPSALFISTDKLSSKPKTSAELSIELCKKYNELFSKQFSNKQARQEVPDEILGCQNQPEQLAQNRNMNAPVAHTSRINEPMGHTSRMNQPVADTSRMNAPIAHTSRMNEPMAHTSRMNAPVAHTSKMNEPMAHTSRMNEPVAHTSKMNEPMAHTSRMNEPMAHTSRMNAPVAHTSRMNAPVAQTSRMNAPVAHTSRMNEPMAQTNRMNEPMAHTSRMNAPVAHTSKMNEPMAHTSRMNEPIAHTSRMNAPVEYTSRMNEPVAQTSRMNEPVAQTSRMNAPVVQNRQMNAPVPPNRQMNAPVAPNRQMNAPVAPNIQMNAPVAPNRQMNAPVPPNRQMNAPVAHTSEKNKPLAGPQAMSNNPGFISSVPMVSPFYPQAFIPAVWNPMGGLMPIGVPVPIRPPLVNHMCLPEELCKCECHEKQKETPKQQDAHDLPQQNAP; this comes from the exons ATGGACCGGTTTCAACCTACTAAAGAAGAATATCTGAGATTTATGCACGTG TTGTCGTTGGAGCAAGAATACAGCGATATTGACCTAACCAATGAAATTAACCCAAACAAAGAAACCAAACAAAGAAAGCCTAAAAGAGCCCGCAGTGCATTTACGACTGAACAAGTAAACTTCCTTGAAACAGAATACAAGAGATTTCCTTATATTTCTGGTACTAAGCGCCTTGAAATAGCCACATTCATAAATATTCCTGAAAAAAACATCAAAGTATGGTTTCAAAACCGTCGAATGAAGGAAAAAAGGGAACGTATGGAAATGCTAATGTATGAACAAGATGAGTCATCAGTGAATGAACAACCACATCCATTACCAGCTGCAGTGAGTGAAAGTGATtatgataaacaaaaaaaatatattgaccaATATATTGAATCTGCATTAGCATCTGCAACATTAAATCAATCATCGGCACCTACAACGGTGACTTCAATTGCTCAAATGGGTCAATCTATTGAATCTTCATCAGCGATATCACATCAATTATCGGCACCTGCAACGATAACTTCAATTGCTCAAATGGGTCAATCTATTGAATCTTCATCAGCGATATCACATCAATTATCGGCACCTGCAACGATAACTTCAATTGCTCAAATGGGTCAATCTATTGAATCTTCATCTGCAACATCACATCGATCGTTGGCACCTGCAACGGTGACTTCAATTGCTCAAATGGGTCAATCTATTGAATCTTCATCAGCGACATCACATCAATCATCGGCACCTGCAACGATGACTTCAATTGCTCAAATGGGTCAATCTATTGAATCTTCATCTGCAACATCACATCGATCGTCGGTACCTGCAACGGTGACTTCAATTGCTCAAATGGGTCAATCTATTGAATCTTTATATGCAACATCACATCAATCGTCGGCACCTGCAACGGTGACTTCAATTGCTCAAGCGGGTCAATCTATTGAATCTTCATCTGCAACATCACATCAATCATCGGCACCTGCAACGGTGACTTCAATTGCTCAAAATACTGTGCCTGAAACTAAAATAGTTCATCCTTCTGCGCTATTCATAAGTACTGATAAATTGTCATCAAAACCAAAAACATCTGCTGAACTGTCAATCGAGTTATGCAAGAAATACAatgaattattttcaaaacaattttccaATAAACAGGCGAGACAAGAGGTTCCTGATGAAATACTAGGATGCCAGAATCAGCCAGAACAGTTAGCACAAAACAGGAACATGAACGCACCTGTCGCACATACTAGTAGAATAAATGAACCTATGGGACATACTAGTAGAATGAACCAACCCGTGGCAGATACTAGTAGGATGAACGCACCTATCGCACATACAAGTAGGATGAATGAACCTATGGCACATACTAGTAGGATGAACGCACCTGTGGCACATACTAGTAAGATGAATGAACCTATGGCACATACTAGTAGGATGAATGAACCTGTGGCACATACTAGTAAGATGAATGAACCTATGGCACATACTAGTAGGATGAATGAACCTATGGCACATACTAGTAGGATGAACGCACCTGTGGCACATACTAGTAGGATGAACGCACCTGTCGCACAAACTAGTAGGATGAACGCTCCTGTCGCACATACTAGTAGGATGAATGAACCTATGGCACAAACAAATAGGATGAATGAACCTATGGCACATACTAGTAGGATGAACGCACCTGTGGCACATACAAGTAAGATGAATGAACCTATGGCACATACTAGTAGGATGAATGAACCTATTGCACATACTAGTAGGATGAACGCTCCTGTGGAATATACTAGTAGGATGAATGAACCTGTGGCACAAACTAGTAGAATGAATGAACCTGTGGCACAAACTAGTAGAATGAACGCACCTGTGGTACAAAATAGGCAAATGAATGCACCTGTGCCACCAAATAGGCAAATGAACGCACCTGTGGCACCAAATAGGCAAATGAACGCACCTGTGGCACCAAATATTCAAATGAACGCACCTGTGGCACCAAATAGGCAAATGAATGCACCTGTGCCACCAAATAGGCAAATGAATGCTCCAGTGGCACACACTAGTGAAAAGAATAAACCCCTGGCGGGTCCTCAGGCTATGTCTAATAATCCTGGATTTATATCATCAGTACCAATGGTTTCACCATTTTATCCGCAGGCTTTCATTCCTGCTGTTTGGAATCCAATGGGAGGATTAATGCCTATAGGCGTACCGGTACCGATACGACCACCTTTAGTAAATCACATGTGTTTGCCTGAAGAACTGTGTAAGTGTGAATGtcatgaaaaacaaaaagagaCGCCAAAACAACAAGATGCCCATGATTTGCCACAGCAAAATGCACCTTAA